The following proteins are co-located in the Lepus europaeus isolate LE1 chromosome 15, mLepTim1.pri, whole genome shotgun sequence genome:
- the PDCD6 gene encoding programmed cell death protein 6 isoform X2 yields the protein MAAYSYRPGPGAGPGPAAGAALPDQSFLWNVFQRVDKDRSGVISDNELQQALSNGTWTPFNPVTVRSIISMFDRENKAGVNFSEFTGVWKYITDWQNVFRTYDRDNSGMIDKNELKQALSGYRLSDQFHDILIRKFDRQGRGQIAFDDFIQGCIVLQRLTDIFRRYDTDQDGWIQVSYEQYLSMVFSIV from the exons ATGGCCGCCTACTCCTACCGCCCCGGCCCCGGGGCCGGCCCCGGACCTGCTGCGGGCGCGGCGCTACCGGACCAGAGCTTCCTGTGGAACGTCTTCCAGAG GGTCGATAAAGACCGGAGCGGGGTCATCTCGGACAACGAGCTTCAGCAGGCGCTGTCCAACG GCACATGGACTCCATTTAACCCAGTGACTGTCAGGTCGATCATAT CCATGTTTGACAGAGAGAACAAGGCAGGCGTGAACTTCAGCGAGTTCACAGGCGTGTGGAAGTACATCACCGACTGGCAGAACGTGTTCCGCACCTACGACAGGGACAACTCGGGGATGATCGACAAGAACGAGCTCAAGCAGGCACTCTCAG GCTACCGGCTCTCTGACCAGTTCCATGACATCCTCATTCGAAAGTTTGACCGACAAGGACGGGGGCAGATCGCGTTTGATGACTTCATCCAGGGCTGCATCGTCCTGCAG AGGTTGACGGATATATTCCGACGCTACGATACGGATCAGGATGGCTGGATTCAGGTGTCTTATGAACAGTACCTTTCCATGGTCTTCAGTATCGTATAA
- the PDCD6 gene encoding programmed cell death protein 6 isoform X1: protein MAAYSYRPGPGAGPGPAAGAALPDQSFLWNVFQRVDKDRSGVISDNELQQALSNGTWTPFNPVTVRSIISMFDRENKAGVNFSEFTGVWKYITDWQNVFRTYDRDNSGMIDKNELKQALSGFGYRLSDQFHDILIRKFDRQGRGQIAFDDFIQGCIVLQRLTDIFRRYDTDQDGWIQVSYEQYLSMVFSIV from the exons ATGGCCGCCTACTCCTACCGCCCCGGCCCCGGGGCCGGCCCCGGACCTGCTGCGGGCGCGGCGCTACCGGACCAGAGCTTCCTGTGGAACGTCTTCCAGAG GGTCGATAAAGACCGGAGCGGGGTCATCTCGGACAACGAGCTTCAGCAGGCGCTGTCCAACG GCACATGGACTCCATTTAACCCAGTGACTGTCAGGTCGATCATAT CCATGTTTGACAGAGAGAACAAGGCAGGCGTGAACTTCAGCGAGTTCACAGGCGTGTGGAAGTACATCACCGACTGGCAGAACGTGTTCCGCACCTACGACAGGGACAACTCGGGGATGATCGACAAGAACGAGCTCAAGCAGGCACTCTCAGGTTTTG GCTACCGGCTCTCTGACCAGTTCCATGACATCCTCATTCGAAAGTTTGACCGACAAGGACGGGGGCAGATCGCGTTTGATGACTTCATCCAGGGCTGCATCGTCCTGCAG AGGTTGACGGATATATTCCGACGCTACGATACGGATCAGGATGGCTGGATTCAGGTGTCTTATGAACAGTACCTTTCCATGGTCTTCAGTATCGTATAA